The Candidatus Thioglobus sp. genome segment TAGATGGCGTTGAAGGCGCTGGTAAAAGTACACAAATAAAATTTATTTGTGACTATTTAGAGGCAAAGGGAATTAATGTTGTTTTAACGCGAGAGCCAGGTGGAACTGACTTGGGTGAGAAAATTCGTGAACTATTACTCAGTACAAAAACTAAATCAATGCATAGTGATAGTGAACTATTACTCATGTTTGCTGCTAGAAATGAACACATCCATCATAAGATTATTCCTGCTCTTGAAAAAGGAGACTGGGTTTTGAGTGATCGTTTCACTGATGCCTCATATGCTTATCAAGGCGGAGGCAGAGGTTTAGATATTGAACGTATTGAACACTTAGAGCATTGGGTTTTAAAAGGCTTTACACCTGATATGACGCTACTATTAGATATCCCCGTAGACTTAGGCATGTCACGTGTTGAGTCTAGAGGCGAGAAAGACCGTATCGAATTAGAAGAGCTAGATTTTTTTGAGCGCGTTAGGCAAGCGTATATTGATCGTTCAGAAAAATATCCACAACGAATTAAGCTGATTGATTCCTCGAAATCTCGTGAGCATACTAGTGCGCAAATTGAGAAAATTTTAGAAATATTATGAATCTTCCTTGGCACGATCAGGCACTTTCCAAACTGCAAAAAATGATTGATCAGAATCATCTACCGCATGCGTTACTTATTACAGGTAGTCAAAAAATTGGAAAATTTGAACTCATGCAGCAATTAGTGGGTATTTTACTCAAGGATGATGCAAT includes the following:
- the tmk gene encoding dTMP kinase codes for the protein MQKGKFITIDGVEGAGKSTQIKFICDYLEAKGINVVLTREPGGTDLGEKIRELLLSTKTKSMHSDSELLLMFAARNEHIHHKIIPALEKGDWVLSDRFTDASYAYQGGGRGLDIERIEHLEHWVLKGFTPDMTLLLDIPVDLGMSRVESRGEKDRIELEELDFFERVRQAYIDRSEKYPQRIKLIDSSKSREHTSAQIEKILEIL